The region GGAACAGGGCTTCAAGACGCTGCTCAGCGGCCCGGCGCATCCGCCCTATGGCCAGTTCGTTCCGGCAGCCGGCCATCAGCTGGGTTTCAACGATCTGAAGGTCATCGAGGCGCATGAGTTCCTTCAGGCGATCTCGCAGCACCGGCCGGCCGTGCCGTCCTTCCGGGAGGCGCTTCATTTCGAAGCGGTCATTCACGCGATTGCCGAGGCCGCTTCCGGGCAGAAGCGGGTTTTCGTGAAGTAATCCCGGTCTTTGCACCCGGACGCCATCTGCCTATATGCTTGGCGAAGAAGGGCATGAATCACGAGCCCGGCGGGAAAGGACACTTCATGAATTCGGATGATACCGAGACCGACCTTGAGGATATTCTGCAGATCGACATCGTCTCCGATGTCGTATGTCCCTGGTGCATCGTCGGCTTCAAGCAGCTGGAAATGGCGATCGAGCAGACCGGCGTCTCGGCCGCGATCAAGTGGCATCCGTTCGAGCTCAACCCCGATATGTCCGAAGACGGCGAGAACCTGCGCGAGCATATCATGCGCAAATACGGCTCCACGGCGGAGCAGTCCCAGGCGGTGCGCGACCGGCTGACGGAACTGGCGGCGGGGCTCGGGTTTGATTTCCGCTTCTCCGACGACATGCGCATGGTGAACACGTTCAAGGCGCACCAGCTCATTCACTGGGCCGGACCGGAGGGCAAGGAACATCCGCTGGAACTGGCCCTGTTCGAAGCCTATTTCCGCGATGGCAAGGACCTGAACGAACCTGAAGTCCTTGCCGATATCGCCGCCGGCGTCGGGCTGGACCGGGACGAGGCCCTCAAGGTTCTGGAGGACGGGCGGTTCGCGGATGTTGTCCGGCAGGAGGAGGCCTTCTGGACCGGCAACGGCATTCAGGGCGTCCCCGCGGTCATCTTCGAGCGCCGCCACCTGATCAGCGGCGCCCAGGGTGCGGACAACTATTCCTCGATCATCAGGCAACTGGTGGGCGAAGACGCGGCCAGTATCAGCCGCCACTGATTGCACCCTCTCCGGCCGGGTGCAGGCTTGCATCCCTTGCCGGCAGGGGCGTCAAAGCTTCTCGAGCAGCACCCCGGCCGCCTCGATGCGGCCCGCCGGCGTTTCGGCCGGCTCCGCACCGTAGTTGGTCCAGATCCGCAGACCGTCGGTGTCCCGGCAGCGCACGCCGCCGGCAAGCTCGCGGGTCTCGATCCCGGCCAGGGCGCAAATCTCGCTGTAGATGCGCTTCAGTGCCGTCTCGTCGCCCCAGCCGCCGACATAGGTCAGTTTCTCGTGTCTGAAGACGGCCGGCTGACCATCTTCCAGTTCCACGGCGACATCGGCCGCGCCTTCCAGCTCTTCCCGGTAGCCGGTGAAATGACCGCCGCCCTTGAGCGGCATCGGCATGTCGAGGCCGAGCGTTTCGACGCGCGAGACCGTGACCTCCAGGCCGGGCATGTCCGGCGGCAGCGGCACGGGGATCACCATGTCGGCGTTGCGGGCGGCGGTGCGCGGGCCGAGCACCACGTGGGCCTGCGTTTGACCAAGGGCCTTCTTCAGGTCCTGCGGCATGTAGATCAAGCCCGGTGCGGAAACGATGCTGTAGCCGCCAAAGTCACGGGTCTCGCCGCGGAGGATGTCGACGGAAAGCCCGAGCTTGCGCAGCGCCTTGTAGGTGTCGAAGATGAGCTGAAAATAACTGAGGCCCTTACCGTGCGGCTGGGTCGTCCAGGCAAAGTCGGCGTCGTAGTCGAAAATCAGCGCGACCGGCGCCTGCGGTGCGGAAACATCCGGCGCGTCGCGCAACTCGTCGGCGACCTGGCGTGCCTCCAGAAGCGCCGGGGCATCGGCATTGTCCGAACGCAGCATGCCGGCATGCATCTGCTCCTGCGCGAAGGGAACCTGGCGCCAGCGGAAATAGCAGACCGCTTCAGCCCCATGGGCATAGGCCTCCCAGGCCCACAGGCGCATCATGCCGGGAAGCGGAGCCGGATTATACGGCGCCCAGTTGACCGGGCCGGGCTGCTGTTCCATCACCCACCAGCGGCCCCTGCCGACAGCGCGGTAAAGATCGTGGTGAAAGGCCTGGAAGTCCGGATCGCCCTGGCGGACGAAAGCGCGCTTGTGCTCCCGGTCGGCGCCGACCCTGTCCTCCAAAAAGCCAAGCGGGTAGCTGTCCCAAGTGGCGATGTCGAGATCGTCGCCGACCTTGAAATGGTCGAAGTCGGTGAACCTGCCCATATAGTTGTGGCTGGCCGGCGCATCCGAGTATTCGCGGATGATGTCCACCTGGCGCTTGTTGAAGCGTGCCACCTGATCGGAGGAAAACCTCCTGAAGGCAAGGGTGTGCGACGGGTTGGGCTCGGCGACTGTCAGGTTGGGCGGATCGATTTCCTCGAACGACGCATAGTCCATCGACCAGAAGATGTTGCCCCATGCGCGGTTCAGCGCCCCGATGGAGCCGTAGCGGTCCTGCAGCCAGACCCGGAACGCACGTGCGGCCGCATCCGAATAGGAGAGGATCGTCTTGTGGCAGCCGTATTCGTTGTCAGTCTGCCAGGCACCGACATGCGGGTTCTTGCCGTAGCGTTCGGCGAACAGCCGCACGATGCGGTCGCATTCCCGCCCGTAGCCTTCGTGCGAGAAACAATAGTGGCGGCGGGAGCCGAATTTGCGCGGCCGGCCGTGCGCATCGACGGCCAGCATGTCCGGATGCCTGTCGATCATCCAGCGCGGCGGGGTCGCGGTCGGCGTGCCCAGCACGACTTTCAGTCCGGCGCGGCCAAGGGTTTCGATCGCCCGGTCGAGCCATTCGAAATTCAGCTCGCCCGGGGAAGGCTCCAGCCGCGACCAGGCGAATTCGCCGATGCGGATCCAGGTGAGACCGGTTTCCGCCATGCGGCGGGCATCGGCCTCCCACATCTCTTCCGGCCAGTGTTCAGGATAGTAACAGGTGCCCAGGGTGCGTTTCATGGGGGTGCTCATTGCCGTCCGCTGTAATGTCAGATGATCGGGTTCTGCATGGCCAGGCGAGTGTCGCTAAAGCAGGACGCGGTGTTCGCTCTGGCCGCTGACGGAGGTCTCAGCAAAATAGGTCTTGCCCTGCTCTTCGCCGGAAACGTTCACCGCGGCAGTGGTGACGAACAGAGTTTTCAGGTCCGGGCCGCCGAAGGCGGGGCAGGAGGCCTGTTTGGCGGGAACAAGGACTTCTTCCACGAAGCTGCCATCCGGCGCATAGCGTGCAACACGGTTTGCGCCCCATTGCGCGTTCCACAGGTGGCCTTCGCTGTCGACGACGGCGCCGTCCGGGAAGAGGCCTTCCGATTTGAAGTCCTTGAACAGTTCCGGCTCTCCCGCGGGCCAGCCGTCGTCATCCAGGGCGACCTTGTGGAGCGTCTGTGCATCGGTGTCGGCAAAATAGGCGGTCGTGCCGTCGGGCGAGAAACAGATGGCATTGGTGATGGTGATGTCGGCGAACAGCCGGCGCAGTTCGCCCTTGTGGAAACGGTAGATCGACCCGGCATTGGGTTCCTTGGCGATCCCCATGGTGCCGATCCAGAACCCGCCCTTCGGATCGGCGCGGCCGTCATTGGAGCGGTTCAGCGGTCTGTCCGCCTCCAGATCGCAGAGTTTTTTCGAAGCTTCCGTTTCCAGGTTGAACAGGAACAGCTTGCTGGAGCTTGCAATCAGCAGCTCGGTCTTGCTGACCCAGCCGGCGGCGGAGACATATTCGTCGAACTGCCAGGACCTGGGCGTGCCGTTCTCACGGGTCAGCAGCTGCTTGCCCAGGATGTCGAACCAGAAAAGCTGCCGGCGTTCGGGATGCCAGAGAGGGCCTTCGCCCAGAGTGCACTGGCGCTCATCGAAAATCTTGCTCATGGAATTCACTCGCTTGCTGCAACGGCCGTGTCATAGGCGGCGACGATTTCTTGTGCGCGGGCCTTGATGTCCGCAACGGTAAATCCGGGTTTGAAGAGGGCTGTGCCGATACCGAAGCCGGTCGCGCCGGCTTCGAGCCAGTCCTTGAAATTGTCCGGTCCCGCGCCGCCGACCGCATAGGTCGCCGTGCCTTTCGGCAGGACGGCGAGCATGGCCCTGAGGCCCGCCGGGCCGATGAGCGAGGCGGGGAAGAACTTCAGGCCATTGGCGCCGCTCCGCAAGGCGGTGAAACATTCGCTCGGGGTCATGACGCCCGGGAAAGACGACATGCCTTCCGCCCTGGTGGTCTTGATGACATTCGGATTGCAGTCCGGAGAGACGATCAGCGTGCCGCCGGCCCCCTTGACCGCAAGCACCTGGCTCGGCTCCAGGACGGTCCCCGCCCCGATTTCGGCCTGGCTGGAATATGTCTTCGCCATCGCCTCGATGCTCTTGAGCGGTTCGGGCGAATTGAGCGGCACTTCGATGCGGGTGATCCCGGCCTCTATCAGGCATTCGGTGACCGGGAGCGCTTCGGCAGGGGTGAGGCCCCTCAGGATCGCGATGAGGTTCCGGTTCATGAGCGTGCCCCCGAATGGGAAGAAACTGAAAGGTGAGAATAGGCGAGCGCGAGGCCGCTCAGTGTAATAGTGTCCGCATCGAGGAGCCTGGCCTTGCAGCCGTGGCAGTCCAGCGCGGCCTGATAGGCCTTGGCGATCCTGTCGCTGCCCAGCAGACAGACTTCGGCGAAGTCGAACTCGTCCCTGACTGCGGCGAGCTCCGCTCCGATCAGCAATCCAGACAATCTGCCTGCGGCGGCCTGCGGCGAAAGCCCGGCAACGAGACCGGCCGCGCGGATGCCGAAAAGCTCCACCGCAAGCGCCTGGGGCGCTGCGGCCATTTCGGTAACGGCCTTCCTGAAGGCATCCTGATCGACATCGTCGGCGGACAAACCGTGGCGCAGCACGGAATGCTTGGCAAGGAGCGCGAAGGTCTCTCCGGTCATGCAGGTGCGGAAGCGCTCGACCCGGCCGCCGCGAAGCGCGACCCATTTCGTATGGGTGCCGGGCAGGCAGAGCGTGCCTGTATGGCCCGGGTTTTCAGCCAGAAACCCGGCGATCTGCGTTTCTTCTCCGCGCATGACGTCGGCGGGGTCGGATTGCATGATGCCCGGCAGGATGCGCACGTCCAGCCGCGGATCTTGCGCGTGAACCGCCGTGGCTTCGGCAATGCCCGGCGGTGCACAGGGCGCGCTTATGTAGGGTACTTCCAGCCAGCCCTGGCGCGCGCCCGCCATGCCGCAGATGATGATAGGGGTCGTGCCGTCGCTCTCAAGCAGGTCGCCGATCAGTTCCAGAAGCGCCGGTTCGAATTCGTCCCTTGAAAGCGCGCCCATGCCCTTGTCCGAGATGCGGTGGGCAACCGCATTGCCCGCCGGGTCGAGACCCCAGATGCGCAGGTTGCTCGTCCCCCAATCGACGGCGATCCAGGCGGCTTTTGCGTGTGAGCTCATCCGGTCACCGCGACCCCGCCGTCGACGACCAGGGCCTGGCCCGTCATCGCCCGGCTGGCTTTCGAGGCAAGGAAGAGAACCGGATCGACTATGTCGTCGGGCACAAGTTCCCTTTTGAGGCATTGGCGGTCGATATGGGCGGCGAGCGACTCCGGCGTCACCCAGAGCTCTTTCTGCCGCTCGGTGAGGATCCAGCCGGGGGCAATGGCGTTGACGCGGATGTTTTCCGGACCGAATTCCCGGGCAAGGCTGCGGGTCATGCCGTTGATGCCGGAATTGGCGGTCGTGTAGACGGAATACCCGGCCGCACCCATCATGTACGAGATCGACGAGAAATTGACGATCGACCCGCCGCCGGCCGCGCGCATTCCGGCGATCACCTGCTGGCAGGCAAAGTAATAGGCCTTCAGATTGATGCCGATGGACCACTCCCAGAAGGCCTCGTCGACTTCTTCCGCCTTGTGGCGCGTGTCGTTCGCGGCGTTGTTGACCAGCACCGTGATGGCGCCATGGGCCTCGGCAGCCTTTTCCATGGAGGCCTTGAGGGCGGCGATGTCCGTAATGTCGCAGGAGAGGAACAGCGGACGGCTGCCGTGCTTCTTCTCCATCTCGTCGCAGAAGGGGGCGGCGTCCGAGCGCTGAACAAAGGCGACCTTCGCCCCATGGCCCAGGAAGCCGTCGGTCAGTGCCGCGCCGATACCGGAGCCGCCGCCGGTGATGAAAACCGATGCGTCCTTGAGATCTGGAAAATTCGCGACCATGGATGTTTCCTTCGTGCGTTCAAAGAGACGTCTGGCGGGCAGGCGGAGGTTTTCAGCATAGGAACATTTGATGTTCTTCCACAATAGTTCCATTATTTGGAACATTGTTTTGCATGTTGATACTTTGCTGCGATCCGCGTTAGGTTGTCAACAGGGGCGGGAGAAGAAACCCGGGCGACTGGAGAAGATGATGAGCAGACAAGCGGGCATCGGGACGGTCGGCAAGGCGCTGGAGGTGCTCGACAGGGTTGCCGCAGTCGGACGGCCGGTGCGGTTCTCCGAACTGCTGGCGAAGAGCTCTCATCCCAAGGCAACGCTTTACCGCCTGCTGCAGACCCTGGTGAGCCAGGGCATGCTGGTCTATGACGATCAGCGCCAGACCTATTCGCTCGGCATCCGCCTTGTCAGGCTGGCTCACGCCGCCTGGCGGCAGAGCTCGATCGCGCCGATCGCCCGGCCTTTCGTGAAGGCGCTGGCCGAAACGGTCGGCGAAACCGTTCACCTTGCGCAGTTGGACAGCGGGCAGGTGCTCTATGTCGAAAAGCGCAATGCCGCCGACCCGATCGATATGTTTTCCCAGGCCGGCAAGGTCGGTCCCGCCTATTGCACCGGCGTGGGGAAGGCGCTGATGGCGTTTCTGGGGGCTGCCGAGCTCGATGACGTTCTCAAGAAGCAGTCTTTCTACCGCTTTACGCCGGCAACGCTGACCAGCGAAGAGGCGTTGCGGGCTGATCTTGCAAGGATCAGAGAGGACGGCATTGCCTTCGACCGGGAAGAACACGAACCCGGCATCATCTGCATCGCCGCGCCGATCCTGTCCTCGAAGGGCCGGCCTGTCGGAGCCCTTTCGGTCACCACGTCCACGCGCCGGAAGAGCGTCGAGGACTTGACGGAACTGCGCCCGGCGCTTCTGGGTACGGCCGCCAGGATCGCGGCCGCCGTCGAAGACTGGCAGTTTCCAGCCTGATCACTTTCCAGGCGGCCGTCGTCACGGCTTGCGCGGGACGCGACGCGGAGCGGTGTGGGGCCGGGCACGATGGCCGGCCGGTGTCCATCGTTGCATGCGGCTCGGCACACTTTGTCATCACAAGGCACGAGATCACGACAAGATCCCGATAATCCCGCGCGCCCGACGCGGGTGCGAGCAGTCGGGGCAGGTCTCGGGCGCCTGCGTACGCGTCCATCCCGCATGGTGAACGCAGGATCTCTTGTTGACATGAATACTGATTCAGGTTTCATATACAGCTCAGCGTCAGGCAGATTGATGGTTCGCGCAGGCTGTGGGAGCGGCCTGAAACGGCGCGCCGGGCCTTGCGCTCATTGGGAGGACTATTCATGACGAAACGCGCTTTGCGCTGGGCCCTGCCGCTTATGGCAAGCATTGGCCTGGCGGCGGCCGGCACTTCGAGTGCCCTGGCCGAGGATATCAAGATCGCCCATGTCTACGGCAAAACCGGTGCCTTGGAAGCTTATGCCAAGCAATCGCATACCGGGCTGATGATGGGGCTGGAATACGCCACGGACGGGACGATGGAAATCGACGGCCGCAAAATCACGGTCATCGAGAAAGACACGCAGCTGAAGCCGGATGTCGGCAAGGCGGCGCTGGCGGAAGCCTATGGGGATGATGAGGTCGACATCGCGGTCGGTCCGGTTTCCTCCGGGGTTGCGCTCGCCATGCTGCCCGTTGCCGAGGAATATGAAAAGATCCTGATCGTGGAGCCGGCAGTGGCGGATCTCGATTACCGGCGAAAACTGGAACCGCTACATCTTCCGCACCGCGCGCAACTCCTCCCAGGATGCCATTTCCAACGCGGTCGCGCTTGGCCAGGAAGGCGTCTCCATTGCCACGCTGGCCCAGGATTACGCTTTCGGCCGCGACGGGGTCGCCGCCTTCAAGGAAGCCCTGGAGGGCACTGGCGCTGAGCTGGTCTTCGAGGAATACGCGCCGACCGACACCCAGGATTTCACCGCCAACGCACAGCGCATCTTCGATGCCCTGAAGGACGCGCCGGGCCGCAAGTTCCTGTTCGTGATCTGGGCCGGCGGCGGCAATCCGATCAGCAAGATCAATGCCATGGAGCCGGAGCGCTTCGGCATCGAGATCGCGACCGGCGGCAACATCCTGGCGGCCATGAAGGCCTACAAGGATCTGCCCGGCATGGAAGGGGCGACCTATTACTACTACGAGATCCCGAAGAATCCGGTGAACGACTGGCTGGTTGCCGAACACCAGAAGCGTTTCGATGCCCCGCCCGATTTCTTCACCGCGGGCGGCATGTCGGCCGGCATTGCCATCGTCGAGGCGATCCGCAAGGCGGGCTCGACGGACACCGAGGATCTTATCGCCGCGATGGAAGGCATGGAATTCGAGACGCCGAAGGGCAAGATGGTGTTCCGCGCAGAGGACCATCAGGCGCTGCAATCCATGTATCACTTCAAGATCAAGGTCGATCCGGATGTCGAATGGGGTATTCCGGAGCTGGTGCGCGAGCTCAAGATCGAGGACATGAACATCCCGATCCGCAACAAGTGATACCTTTGCGGCACGCGGCGGTCCGACCTGCTCGCCGCGCGGCCCGCAAGGCCGTCTCCCGACCGGTCGGTCCGATGTCGGTCCGGCCGGGCCCTCCTTCGCCTTGAACTCTCATTGAAGCCTGAGGATTTGCCGTGGCCAGGGAACACGCCATTCTGGAAACCAGGGACCTGACCATCCGCTTCGGCGGCCATGTGGCGGTGGACCGGGTTTCCTGCAGTTTTGACCGGGGGAGCCTCACCGCGATCGTCGGGCCGAACGGCGCGGGGAAAACCACCTATTTCAATCTGATCTCCGGCCAGTTGACGGCGACCAGCGGCACGGTGTTGCTGAACGGCGAGGCGATCACCCGGATGTCCGTGCCGGAGCGCACCGACCGCGGTATCGGACGGGCCTTCCAGCTCACCAACCTGTTTCCCAGCTTGAGCGTGCGCGAGAATGTCCGGCTCGTGGTTCAGGCGAAGGCGCGCAAGGGGTTCGATCTCTTCTCCATCGCCGAGAGCCATGTGGAGCTTGTGGAGCGGGCCAACCACGTGCTTTCGGAAGTCCGCCTGCTGGAACATGCCGACAGGATCGTCTCCTCATTGTCGCATGGCGACCAGCGCAAGCTGGAAGTGGCGCTGCTGATCGCCATGGGCCCCCAGGTTCTGATGTTCGACGAACCGACGGCGGGCATGAGCGTCGATGAAGTGCCCGTCATCCTCGAACTCATCCAGAAGCTGAAGAGCGACATGGATCGCACGATCCTGCTCGTGGAGCACAAGATGGACGTGATCCGCAGCCTTGCGGACCGGATCATCGTTCTCCACAACGGCGAACTGGTTGCCGATGGCGATCCGGCGGACGTGATCGCGCTGCCGATCGTGCAGGAAGCCTATCTCGGCAAGGCACCGGAAAGCTCGGGGGAGGCGGCATAATGGCTTCGACACTGCTTTCCCTCTATGGCGTTCACACCCATATCGGCCCCTACCATATTCTCCAGGGCGTGGATCTGATCGTGCCCGAGGGCGGGGTGACCGTGCTGCTCGGCCGCAATGGCGCGGGCAAGACCACCACATTGCGCACGATCATGGGGCTGTGGACCGCCAGCCGGGGCGAGATCCAGTTTGACGATCATGCCATCACCAGCCTGGCGACACCCGAGATCTCCCGGCGCGGCATTGCCTTCGTGCCGGAAGACATGGGGATCTTCACCGATCTGACCGTTGCGGAGAATATGCTTCTTGCGGCGGCGAACGGCCCGATGGATGCAAAGCGCCTTGCCTGGATCAAGGAGCTGTTTCCGCCCATCGGCACCTTCTGGAATTCCTCCGCCGGCACGCTTTCCGGGGGACAGAAGCAGATGCTGTCCGTCGCCCGGGCGATCATCGAGCCGCGCCGGCTGATCCTGATCGACGAGCCGACCAAGGGTCTGGCGCCGGCGGTCATCAAGGCGATGAGCGATGCCTTGCGGGAGTTGAAGGAAACCGACACGACCATCCTGCTGGTGGAACAGAATTTCGCCATGGCCTCCAGCATCGGCGACACCGTCGCCGTGATGGACGACGGCCGTATCATTCATTCCGGATCCATGCAGGAACTGGCTGCGGACGCCGCCTTGCAGGAAAAACTGATGGGCCTGAGCCTGGAGGCGCACCAATGAACGGGACAGCAATCAAACCGCGGATCGAGAGGATCCCGCTGAAGGAGCAGTTTTTCCAGAAGCTGCCGGTCCTGCTCGTGCCCTTGCTTGCGGTCGTCGGGCTTGTCGCGATCGGCGATCCGGCCAGCTGGCTGACGCTGACGGTCGCGGGGCTGGCGATGGGCATGATGGTCTTCATCATGGCTTCGGGCCTCACCGTGGTTTTCGGACTGATGGACGTGATCAATTTCGGCCACGGCGCCTTCGTGGCGGTCGGTGCCTTTGTCGGCTTCACGGTGCTGGCCTGGCTGGCGGGCTGGACGGCGTCTCCCAGCGTGATGCTGAACCTTGCGGCGGTGCTGATCGCCATTCTGGCGGCCATGGTCGTCACCGGCCTGCTCGGGATCGCCTTCGAGCGGGTGATCGTGATGCCCGTCTATGGCGAGCATCTGAAACAGATCCTGGTGACCATGGGCGGGCTGATCGTCGCCCAGCAGATGATCTATGTGGTCTGGGGGCCGGATGAACTGCACCTTTCCCGGCCGGAGGCCTTTCAGGGCGCGTTGGTGATCGGCGAGGCGGCCATCGAGAAATACCGTCTCGTGGCGGTCGGCGTCGGGCTCGCGCTGTTCCTGGCCATGCGCCACGTTCTCAAGTACACCAAGGTCGGGCTTCTCGTCCGGGCCGGCGTCGAGAACGGCGAGATGGTCGAGGCGCTCGGCTATCGTATCCGCCGCCTGTTCCTCATCGTGTTCATGACCGGTTCGGCGCTTGCCGGTCTCGGCGGGGTCATGTGGGGGCTCTATCAGGAGACGATCACGGCGCATATGGGCTCGGACATCATGGTGCCGGTCTTCATCGTGGTCATTATCGGCGGGCTCGGCTCGGTCGAGGGCTGTTTCATCGGCGCGATGCTGGTCGGCCTGCTGGCCAATTACACCGCATTCCTTGCTCCGAAGGTCGCCCTTGTCTCGACCATCGCGCTGATGGTGGTCATCCTGATGTGGCGTCCGCAGGGGCTCTACCCGGTCGTCAAGGCGAAGTGAGGACGCGGACATGCTCACCAGACTTCTTTCCGGCGACACGCCGCGCAGCAGCCTCCTGACGGCGCTCCTGCTGATCATCCTGATCTCGCTCGCCTTCGCGCCGTTTCTCTTTCCCGGCACCAAGTCGGTGGAAACTGCGGCGCGCATCTGCATCTTCATCGTGCTGGTGGCGAGTTATGATCTCCTGCTCGGCTACACAGGCATCGTTTCCTTCGCGCATACGATGTTCTTTGGCATCGGCGCCTACGGCACGGCCCTCGCCCTGTCGACGACGGGCCCGGGATACGGGGCGCTGATCTGGGGAATGGCGGCAGGGGCCGGCGTGGCGGCGCTCTTCGCGCTTGCCATCGGGCTGTTTTCCCTGCGCGTCAAGGCGATCTTCTTCGCAATGGTGACGCTGGCGGTTGCCAGCGCCTTTGCGGTCCTCGTGTCGCAGCTCTCCTGGCTGACCGGCGGCGAGGACGGGCTCAACTACAAGATCCCGCGCGAGCTGACGCCGGCCTTCAAGCTGATCGACGAAAAGATCTTCGACGTGCGCATCAACGGCAAGCTGCTCGCCTATTACCTGGTGTTCTTCGTCTCGGTGATGCTGTTTCTGGTGATGCTCCGGATCGTCAATTCGCCCTTCGGCCGCACGCTCAAGGCGGTGCGTGACAATGCGTTCCGGGCCGAGGCGATCGGCTACCGCGTCGTCTGGTACCGGACGACAGCTACCGTGCTTTCCGCCGTCATGGCGGCGCTTGCAGGCTCGCTGCTGGCGATCTGGCTGCGCTACACCGGTCCGGCGACGACGCTTTCCCTGGAGATCATGATCGACATCCTGCTGATGGTCGTGATCGGTGGCATGGGCACGCTCTACGGAGCCGTCCTCGGGGCGACCCTGTTCATTCTGGCGCAGACCTATCTGCAGGACCTGATGGGCGCCGCGTCCGAAGCGACCAGCGCGGTTCCGCTCGTCTCGATGCTTGTGGCGCCGGAACGCTGGCTGCTCTGGCTGGGCATTCTGTTCATCCTGTCGGTCTACTTCTTCCCCACCGGAATTGTCGGGCGGCTCAGGGCAGGACGCGGGTGAGCGGTCAATTGCTTCATATCCGGGAGGAGGGCGCGGGGCGCCCGCTGGTGATGATCCACGGCTGGTCCTGTCCCGGCCAGTTCTTTCAGGGCCAGATGGACGCGTTGAAAT is a window of Roseibium salinum DNA encoding:
- a CDS encoding branched-chain amino acid ABC transporter permease translates to MLTRLLSGDTPRSSLLTALLLIILISLAFAPFLFPGTKSVETAARICIFIVLVASYDLLLGYTGIVSFAHTMFFGIGAYGTALALSTTGPGYGALIWGMAAGAGVAALFALAIGLFSLRVKAIFFAMVTLAVASAFAVLVSQLSWLTGGEDGLNYKIPRELTPAFKLIDEKIFDVRINGKLLAYYLVFFVSVMLFLVMLRIVNSPFGRTLKAVRDNAFRAEAIGYRVVWYRTTATVLSAVMAALAGSLLAIWLRYTGPATTLSLEIMIDILLMVVIGGMGTLYGAVLGATLFILAQTYLQDLMGAASEATSAVPLVSMLVAPERWLLWLGILFILSVYFFPTGIVGRLRAGRG
- a CDS encoding branched-chain amino acid ABC transporter permease translates to MNGTAIKPRIERIPLKEQFFQKLPVLLVPLLAVVGLVAIGDPASWLTLTVAGLAMGMMVFIMASGLTVVFGLMDVINFGHGAFVAVGAFVGFTVLAWLAGWTASPSVMLNLAAVLIAILAAMVVTGLLGIAFERVIVMPVYGEHLKQILVTMGGLIVAQQMIYVVWGPDELHLSRPEAFQGALVIGEAAIEKYRLVAVGVGLALFLAMRHVLKYTKVGLLVRAGVENGEMVEALGYRIRRLFLIVFMTGSALAGLGGVMWGLYQETITAHMGSDIMVPVFIVVIIGGLGSVEGCFIGAMLVGLLANYTAFLAPKVALVSTIALMVVILMWRPQGLYPVVKAK